The DNA window CATCAGATATGATTTTATCTGAGTTGTTTCTGGTTATTTTCCCATATACAGTAAAGCTAGTTTTTCCTGCTTTTACAACATAACTTTCTAAATTTACAATATCCCCCTTGTTACCTGGTGTTGTAAAGGTTAAACCATGTACATTGACACATACTATATTCTCTGGCTTGCCTGTTTCTCTTGCTCCACTTATAAAGCAAGCTTCTACAAACCATTCTGCCATCCTACCTGCAAATAATGTTCCGTGATGATTTAAATCTTCTGATTTTACTAGGCGTGATATTTTTATTCTGTTCATTTTTCTCCTCCTATAATTATTTATGATTACATACTATAATATTTTCTTATGTTATGCTTTAACACAAATAGTTGTCTATCTTTGTAAAGTTGTCCTAATAGGTTAAGACTGTCT is part of the Proteiniborus sp. MB09-C3 genome and encodes:
- a CDS encoding hotdog domain-containing protein — encoded protein: MNRIKISRLVKSEDLNHHGTLFAGRMAEWFVEACFISGARETGKPENIVCVNVHGLTFTTPGNKGDIVNLESYVVKAGKTSFTVYGKITRNNSDKIISDGFITFVFVDENNKSMPHNIVLDEPKDEEEKESRERALRLK